One part of the Olleya sp. YS genome encodes these proteins:
- a CDS encoding LysM peptidoglycan-binding domain-containing protein: MAVKAKYQGVLDLGEKLNIQNGNVTEENGVLKVKGTAATQYEKNLMWDAIKEVGGDNPSDIMANIEVADTSVYARHTVKSGDTLGKIAKHYYGNAAKYTAIFEANKDILKNPDVIHPDQELKIPNL; this comes from the coding sequence ATGGCTGTAAAAGCAAAATATCAAGGTGTACTTGATTTAGGAGAAAAATTAAACATTCAAAACGGAAACGTTACTGAAGAAAATGGTGTATTAAAAGTTAAAGGTACTGCTGCTACACAATATGAAAAAAACCTAATGTGGGACGCAATTAAAGAAGTTGGTGGAGATAATCCATCAGATATTATGGCTAACATAGAGGTAGCTGACACTAGTGTATATGCTAGACATACAGTTAAAAGTGGAGACACTTTAGGTAAAATTGCTAAACATTATTATGGTAACGCAGCAAAATACACTGCTATTTTTGAAGCTAATAAAGACATCTTAAAAAATCCAGATGTAATTCACCCAGATCAAGAATTAAAAATTCCAAATTTGTAG